Below is a genomic region from Deinococcus sp. Leaf326.
CGGCATATTCCGGATACAGATCCTGGGTATACGTGCCACAGTTCTGCCACTGGGCGTTGTGGGCGCCACCGACGGGATGAGCCTCCTTGTACGCGATCCGGCCCTCCTGATGATCACCGCCCTCGTAGGCGTAGGTCTTGACGCCGTCGATCGTATTGGGGGTGGCGCCGCAGGCGGTGAGGAACAGGGGAATTAGCAACCATCGTTTCATAGGGTCTCCTGAGGCGTCCCACGGGGACGCGTGCGGGGAAGGGTGAGCAACAAGAGGACGATGCCGGTCAGGACCAGCACGTCTGCGCCATTGAAAATGGGAAAGTTCTGGCCATTCAGGCCGCGGTGGAACGTGTCGAGCAAGGGAGAACGGAGATAGTCCACGACAGCGCCCTGGGTGAGGCCATCCGTGGCGTTGCTGAGCGCGCCTGCGGCAATACAACTCAGGGCAAGCGCGCGCGGGAGTGGATGGATGCCCCATAGGAGACTGACCACCAACGCGATGCCCACAAGAAGGCGTAAGAGCGCCAGGGGGAGGGTGAGCTGGTCAAACAGCCCCCATGCCATCCCCTGGTTCAGGGTGTATGTCAGGCTCAGCAGACCGGGCACGATGGGCTGCGGGGTTTGGCCCGGCAAGGTCTGCGTCGCCCAGCTCTTGACGAGGAGGTCCGCACTGAGGAGGGCGCCAGTCAAGATGAGCAGCCAGATTGAACGGGAAACCCGCAGCATTTCATGACTATATCTGAGTAACTAAGCAGATATGCAGGGCGTTTGCCCTGCCGCTGATCCTTCCAAAGTCCGTGGACGTTGTGATTCAGTTGAAAAGCAGATACGGGTTGACCATGACCCCTGCCTGGTACATCCGGAAGTCCAGGTGTGGTCCCGTGCTGTTGCCCGAGCTCCCGACCTGCGCGATGGGCTGACCTGTCGTGACCCGCTGCCCCACCCGCACCAAATTTATGCGGTTGTGACTGTAGCGCGTCATGTCACCATTGCCATGGTCCACCACCACCGTCCAGCCCCAGCCGCCGCGGACATCGAACGTGGACGTCCGCACTGTGCCACTCAGCGCTGCCCGGATCACGGTGCCTTGGCGAGCCGCCAAGTCCAGTCCCATATGTGCCGTGCTCGGGGGGGTGGTGATCCGCCCCTGTACGGGGAGGACCGCCGTCACCCGGATGCCTGTGGGCCGTAGCAGGGCTTGAGTGCGGGCGGGCGGGATGGTGATCGTCCGGCCGACGATCAGGCGTTGAGGTGTGAGACCAGGATTGGCGTTTAGGATGGCCTGGACTGTGGTCCTGTGCTGTTTGGCTATCCCTGACACTGTGTCACCCCGCTTGACCTGTACGGTGGCTGCCAGGACCGAGGTGCAGAAGAAGACGACAAGCAACGTCGCTCGGATAAAACCTACGTTCATCGGGGGCCCACCCTAGCAGCGACTTTGCCTGCATATGTGAGCAACTGTTCTCATATGCAGGCAGATCAGGACCCATCCCAGCGCGGCGCCCCACACGACCCACCCCGGCCACTGCACACTCAGCGTGCGGTCCTCGCGCACATCGAACATCACGGGTAAGGTCCCTGGTGTGAACCGGACCAGTCGCCTTCTGACCTGCCCCTGCGGATCTACCACGGCCGTAATGCCATCGTTCCCTACGCGCAACCACCACCGGCGCGTCTCCACCGCCCGCACCCGCCCCATCCGGAAGTGCTGTTCTGCGCCTCGTGACGATCCGAACCAGGCATCATTCGACGGTGTCACCAGCACATTCGCGCCCTGTGCGACCAGTTCACGCGCTTGCGAAGCAAATACCGACTCATAGCAGATCAACACTCCAGCCCGGAGATCACCCAGCTGTAACGGGCGAGCTGCGTGACCCGGGACTCGACCCAGCAGGTCAGGCAAACCCAGCCAGCGGAAGACCGTGCGGTACGCCCCTGGCCAGCTCGCCTGACCGGGGAAGAACTCTCCAAACGGGACCAGGTGAACCTTGTCCTGCCGCCCTGCCACTGCATTCCCTTGCATCAGAAAGACGGAGTTCCTGGGCGTTGTTCCGCCCGCTGAAGCCCCAAGCAGCACTGCGCCCTTCACCGGCATCTGGAGGCCTGCTGGGGGCGGCCAGGACACAGCCGCTTCTGGCCAGACCACCAACGTCTGTGCGCCCACCTGTGCCTCTTTCGTCAATGACCAGTACCGCTGCCACTCCCGTACGGCATCGGCCTGCACCTTTGCCCGTGGATCGACCGCGCCCTGCACCAGTAGCGCCGGGCGAGTTCCTGGCACCTCGGGCGGCCGTGTCACCCCGTACGTCAAGGCGCCTGCCCACAGCAGCGCGACCCACACGCCACGCCAAGACCACGCCGCCAAAGCGCTCGCCGCTCCGCCGACCAACAGTCCAAGCAGCTCAACGCCACCCCACTCTGCCACCTGCACCAGCGATGTCTCACTCAGGAAATACCCCAATCCCCCCCAGGGAAAGGCTAAGGGACCCATCTCCCGCACCGCGTCTAACAACACCCAGGCCAGTGGCAAAGCTCCTAACGTCCATGAACCCGCTGCCCAACGCGTCAGGGCAACCGTGGCCGCGCAGGTTAAACCCAGCAGGCCCACGAGCACGGGGAAGAGGAGACTGAGCCCCCACCCCAATGTTTCTCCAAGACTTTGAGGGAGCCAGATCAACATGACCCCAAACATGGCGGTGGTGACGATCCAGGTCATCCAGAATGCCTGGCGAGGTGAGGCATGGGCCACTGCCCGGAAGAGTAGGCCTAACGGCAGGGGCGCCAGCCATCCCAGGGCGGACGGTGGAGAGAGCGCCCCGAGCGCAACCCCACAGACCAACCAGAACAGCCCCCCCTGTCGGTGGAGCCAGACGCTCAGGTCAGCAACTCCAGCAGGTAGAGCGCCACGAACCCGGCGAAGAAGGCAGACGTGATCAGCGGCGTTTCCTTCACCTCGTGCGCCTCAGTGAGCAGTTCCTCAGTCACGAGAAACAAGAGGGCTGCCGCGCCGAATGACAGGACGATCTCCAGCGCCAGACCGGTGAGGCCCTGCAGGAGGGTGCCCCCCAGGAGGGCGCCCACGACCACCAGAAGACTGAGGCCACTGACCGTACCGATCACGCGCCCCCGGGACGCCCCATCCTGAACGAGACTGGACGCGACAGAGACACCCAGGAACAAGAGTTCCAGCGTCAGTGCCACGATCAAGAGGGTACCGACCCGTGCGCCAGCAGCAAAGCCCACCCCGATCAGAAGCCCGTCGAGCAGCACATCGATGCCGACCGCGACGAGCAAGCCCAGGTTCCCGGTGGAGGCGGAGCGCCCCTGCGCGGTGTTCGTGTTCTCCAGGCGCTCGGCCCACTGCCGCACCAGCAACATGACGGCCACGCCCAGGGCGAAGCCGATCACGACACCTAGAGGTTGGTGCCCCGCCGTGATTTCCGGCAGGAGTTCTCCAGCCACCACCGCGAACACGACCCCTGCCGCGAAATGTTGCACAAAACTGCGCGTCCGTTCTGCAGGGGCGCGGAATGCGGCCGCCACCCCTCCCACGACCGTGGCCGCCACCGGAATCATCGTCAGGGTCAAGATCTGAGAGATGGGAACACTCACGTGCGCTTCCCTAATGCCGCCAGAATCCGGTGGCGCTGGTCGCTGAAGGGGCCGTAGAAGACCTGGTCATCGATGATCGTCACCGGCGCAATCCGCACGTCCGCGCGGCGTTGCATCTCGGCCAGGGCCTGCGGGTCACCGCGCACATTCTTCTCCGTGAACGGAGCATCCTCATGCTGGAGAAGGCGTTTGATCGCCTCGCAATCTGCGCACTGCGGAACCGTGTAGAGCGTGATATCCGGCATGCTGGACCTTATGCGGTGTGGGGCGCAGGGGCGATGGGCGGGGTCTTGGTCGTCGCTTGACTCTTCCAGCGCAGCAGTCGCAGGGCGTTTGCGGTAACCAGTGCGGTAGCTCCGGTGTCCGCCAGGATGGCCATCCAGAGATTGGTGTAGCCCAGCAGGGTGGTGACGAGGAAGATGGCCTTGAGGCCCAGGGCGAAGGCGATGTTGACCTTGATGTTTCCCATCGTGGCGCGGGAGAGGGCCACCAGATCAGCCACGCCGGTGACGCGTTCCTGAAGCAGCGCGGCATCTGCAGTTTCCAGGGCGACATCGGTGCCGCCACCCATGGCGATGCCCACGTCACTCTGCGCCAGCGCCGGCGCGTCGTTGATGCCGTCCCCGACCATGGCCACGCCACCCTGGGCCTTCAGTTCACCGATGAGACGCAGTTTATCTTCGGGAAGCAGTTCGGCCTGCACGTCCAGGCCCAGGTCGCGGGCGATGGCCTGACCGGTACGAGCATTGTCTCCGGTCAACATGACCGTCTTCACGCCCAGGCCGTGCAACTGAGCCAGGGCGGCGCGCGCGTCCGGTCGGGGCTCGTCACGGATGGCGATGACGCCGAGCGGCGTCTGGCCCTCCAGGAGCACGACAGCGGTCCGGCCCTGTTCCTCGAAGGAGGTGACAGCGCCGCTGAGCGCCGCACTCAAGGGGGCCAGGGTCGCCGCGTGGCGAGGCGAGGTCACACTGAGGGCCCGGCCTTCCACCGTAGCGGTCGCGCCTCTCCCCGGAAGGGCCTGGGCGTCCGTCGCGGGTGGCACGGTGATCTGGCTTTCCTGCGCGGCCTGGGTGATGGCCTTGGCGAGGGGATGACTGCTGCCGGACTCGACGGCCGCCGCGAGGCGCAGCACTTCGGCACGGTCCAGGCCCTGTCCGAGAACGTCGGTGACTTTGGGCTTCCCGGCGGTGAGGGTACCGGTCTTGTCGAAGGCGATGGTCTTGACGCTTCCGATGGTTTCCAGGGCGCCGCCGCCTTTGATGAGGAGGCCCCGGCGGGTACCGGCACTGATGGCGCTGGTGATGGACGCGGGAACGCTGAGCACCAGTGCGCAAGGGCAACCGATCAGCAGAAGGCTGATGCCCTTGTACAGCCAGTCATGCCATGCGCCACCGAACGCGAGGGGCGGGACCAGGATGACCAGTGCGGACACCAGGACCACGCCTGGGGTGTACCAGCGGCTGAAGCGGTCGATGAAGCGGGCGGTCGGCGCTTTGTTGCTCTCGGCCTCCTCGACCAGATGGATGATGCGCGCGATGGTGTTGTCGTTCGCCGCTTTCTCCACCTGAATGGTCAGTGTGCCGTCGGTGTTGATGCTCCCGGCGAAGACCATGTCGCCGGCACTTTTCGTCACGGGGACGCTCTCCCCGGTCACGGGGCTGTCGTCGAGGCTGGAGGTCCCGCGCAAGATCGTACCGTCTGCGGGTACACGAGCGCCGGGGTTGACCTGTACGGTCTGACCTACCTGGAGTTGGTCGGCGGGTACTTCCCGGGTGCCGGTGCCTTCGACGAGGAGTGCCGTTTTGGGCGCCAGGGCGGCGAGGGCCTGGATGCCTGCGCGGGCTCGGCCAGCAGCGACGCCTTCAAGGAGTTCGCCGATGGCGAAGAAGAACACCACGACGGCGCCTTCGGGCGCTTCACCGATGGCGACGGCGCCGATGGCCGCGAGACTGACGAGCATGTTGATACTGAAGGGATCACCGAGGCGGGCACTGGCGACGGCTTTCTTGGCGAGTGGCCAGACGCCGAGCAGGGTCGCGGCAATATAGCCAGCGGTGGCGAAGCGGGGTTCGATAAAACCGAACAGCCAGGCGGCCAGGAGGAGAATGCCGGAGGTGACGACCAGACGCCCTTGTCCGGTCCGGTACCAGGGAGTACCGGCAGGGGCGACCTCATGGGTGTGACCAGCGTGCTCGTGCTCGGCGTGGTCATGTCCCGTGTGGTCATGTCCCGCGTGATCGTGTGCTTCGGGGGGAGTGGTGACTGCTGGAGGGGATTGGCGCAGCAGCGAGGGCGTATAGCCGAGGGCTTTCAGATTTTTTTCCAGGGTGGCTCGGGAGGTCTGGTGCTCGTCGAGGTGCAGGGTCAAGGTTTGCTTGGTGAAACTGGTTTTCACGCCCTCGGTGCCGGGAAGCGTGTCGACCATGCGCTCGACTTTGACGACGCAACTGGCGCAGTCCATGCCGTCCACGAAGTACGTGAGTGGCTGGGGGATGTCGGGCAGGTCAGCCTGAGGGCGGGAGGTCATACCTCCAGTATACCTGAGTGGACATTCATATGTTCAGGTATTCAGTCGTAGGAGTGGCTTGAGATACGGTTCATAGGCTCAGGGT
It encodes:
- a CDS encoding glutaredoxin family protein, with the protein product MPDITLYTVPQCADCEAIKRLLQHEDAPFTEKNVRGDPQALAEMQRRADVRIAPVTIIDDQVFYGPFSDQRHRILAALGKRT
- a CDS encoding peptidoglycan DD-metalloendopeptidase family protein, which translates into the protein MNVGFIRATLLVVFFCTSVLAATVQVKRGDTVSGIAKQHRTTVQAILNANPGLTPQRLIVGRTITIPPARTQALLRPTGIRVTAVLPVQGRITTPPSTAHMGLDLAARQGTVIRAALSGTVRTSTFDVRGGWGWTVVVDHGNGDMTRYSHNRINLVRVGQRVTTGQPIAQVGSSGNSTGPHLDFRMYQAGVMVNPYLLFN
- a CDS encoding signal peptidase II, with product MLRVSRSIWLLILTGALLSADLLVKSWATQTLPGQTPQPIVPGLLSLTYTLNQGMAWGLFDQLTLPLALLRLLVGIALVVSLLWGIHPLPRALALSCIAAGALSNATDGLTQGAVVDYLRSPLLDTFHRGLNGQNFPIFNGADVLVLTGIVLLLLTLPRTRPRGTPQETL
- a CDS encoding ZIP family metal transporter; its protein translation is MSVPISQILTLTMIPVAATVVGGVAAAFRAPAERTRSFVQHFAAGVVFAVVAGELLPEITAGHQPLGVVIGFALGVAVMLLVRQWAERLENTNTAQGRSASTGNLGLLVAVGIDVLLDGLLIGVGFAAGARVGTLLIVALTLELLFLGVSVASSLVQDGASRGRVIGTVSGLSLLVVVGALLGGTLLQGLTGLALEIVLSFGAAALLFLVTEELLTEAHEVKETPLITSAFFAGFVALYLLELLT
- a CDS encoding heavy metal translocating P-type ATPase; translation: MTSRPQADLPDIPQPLTYFVDGMDCASCVVKVERMVDTLPGTEGVKTSFTKQTLTLHLDEHQTSRATLEKNLKALGYTPSLLRQSPPAVTTPPEAHDHAGHDHTGHDHAEHEHAGHTHEVAPAGTPWYRTGQGRLVVTSGILLLAAWLFGFIEPRFATAGYIAATLLGVWPLAKKAVASARLGDPFSINMLVSLAAIGAVAIGEAPEGAVVVFFFAIGELLEGVAAGRARAGIQALAALAPKTALLVEGTGTREVPADQLQVGQTVQVNPGARVPADGTILRGTSSLDDSPVTGESVPVTKSAGDMVFAGSINTDGTLTIQVEKAANDNTIARIIHLVEEAESNKAPTARFIDRFSRWYTPGVVLVSALVILVPPLAFGGAWHDWLYKGISLLLIGCPCALVLSVPASITSAISAGTRRGLLIKGGGALETIGSVKTIAFDKTGTLTAGKPKVTDVLGQGLDRAEVLRLAAAVESGSSHPLAKAITQAAQESQITVPPATDAQALPGRGATATVEGRALSVTSPRHAATLAPLSAALSGAVTSFEEQGRTAVVLLEGQTPLGVIAIRDEPRPDARAALAQLHGLGVKTVMLTGDNARTGQAIARDLGLDVQAELLPEDKLRLIGELKAQGGVAMVGDGINDAPALAQSDVGIAMGGGTDVALETADAALLQERVTGVADLVALSRATMGNIKVNIAFALGLKAIFLVTTLLGYTNLWMAILADTGATALVTANALRLLRWKSQATTKTPPIAPAPHTA
- the lnt gene encoding apolipoprotein N-acyltransferase; protein product: MVCGVALGALSPPSALGWLAPLPLGLLFRAVAHASPRQAFWMTWIVTTAMFGVMLIWLPQSLGETLGWGLSLLFPVLVGLLGLTCAATVALTRWAAGSWTLGALPLAWVLLDAVREMGPLAFPWGGLGYFLSETSLVQVAEWGGVELLGLLVGGAASALAAWSWRGVWVALLWAGALTYGVTRPPEVPGTRPALLVQGAVDPRAKVQADAVREWQRYWSLTKEAQVGAQTLVVWPEAAVSWPPPAGLQMPVKGAVLLGASAGGTTPRNSVFLMQGNAVAGRQDKVHLVPFGEFFPGQASWPGAYRTVFRWLGLPDLLGRVPGHAARPLQLGDLRAGVLICYESVFASQARELVAQGANVLVTPSNDAWFGSSRGAEQHFRMGRVRAVETRRWWLRVGNDGITAVVDPQGQVRRRLVRFTPGTLPVMFDVREDRTLSVQWPGWVVWGAALGWVLICLHMRTVAHICRQSRC